The genomic stretch tgtgttggaggtgttgtccttCATGAGGTATTAAATCGAGGCCCAGTAATTGGACTTTAAAGACCCAATTTTTGACAAAGAGCATGGGGTTCTCCCGATATTTAGCAATCAGCCAGTATCACCAAAATCAGATGAACTGGTTATTCATCCAATTAGTGTTTGTTGGATTTTGCTATGTGCCGAACAACTGCTATGTTTGCCTGTATAACTGTtgttgcacttcaaagtaattcattgtatgtaaagtgctttgaaataTTTGTGAGATGTGCTAAGGTGCTATGtagatgcaaatctttctttattaTCTCGAGAGCTGAACAATGCATTTTATATATATGATATAAAAATATGTGGCGGAAAGGATAGGTGGCACTGACACCATCGTTTAATTCCCCTTAATCCTCAGCATATTAATTCAATAAATTGTATAGTGTTTTATTTCTGAATTTCTTTTCTATATTCTGCAGATCCTTCATCAAATTATTGAGGAACCATGAGCTGGAGTTTACTCCGTGATGTTTTAAGTGGAGTGAATCAATACTCCACTGTGGTGGGGAGAATTTGGTTGACTGTTATGTTCATATTCCGAGTCCTTGTCTATGTGGTGGCAGCAGAACGTGTCTGGAGTGATGAGCAGAAGGAGTTCACCTGCAACTCAGAGCAACCTGGTTGTGAAAATGTGTGTTTTGATCACTTCTTTCCAGTGTCCCAAGCAAGACTTTGGGCACTGCAACTTATCATGGTTTCCACCCCTTCTCTTTTGGTTGTCATGCATGTAGGTTACAGGGAACACAGGGAGAAGaagtacaaaaaaaaactgtatgTAGATAAAGGGAGCATTGATGGAGGTCTGTGGTGGACCTATTTCTTTAGTCTAGTGTTCAAAACGGGAGTTGAGATCAGTTTCTTGTTCGTGTTTCAGTGGATGTACAACGGGTTCTCTGTTCCTCGCCTTGTGAAATGTGAGGTCAGGCCCTGCCCCAATGTGGTGGATTGTTTTGTTGGTCGGCCAACAGAGAAGACCATTTTCATCTACTGCATGGCTGTCTCCTCAGGATTCTGCATACTGTTAAACATCTGTGAGATAAGTTACCTATTCGTAAAGCACTGTGGAGAATTCTGTCGGAAGAGACCTGGCAAACGAGCACAAAGGTTGAAATGTGGATGTGACCCGTTGCAGAGGAAACATGATGATCTACAAGCACTAAAAGGTGGTACGGTGAGGTCTTTCGTAAGCATTCACACGATGTGAAACCAGAAAAACATCAGTGCAATTTGTGATACTGCTGACTTAAGCTGCTTTTAGAACAGGGATACCAATGTGCTTTATTATGTAATGAACAAACATTAATTAAGTTACTGCCTGGGATTCTTCACATAATCTTTGAAGAAATTTTCATTCTTTgaatattctgatttttttttcctgaacagatggGGATATGTAGAAGGGAGAATACTACGTTTATCATGGTTCAAATATACACAAACCGTAACTAAACTTTGTTACAGTTGAGTAAAGGATACATTGAGGGCAGTGTACATAGAATAACCTGATTATCATATGAATGACAGGTGTCAATGATATCCTGAGTAGATTTTTGACCAAGCTAACAAAAGACCACCTCCCTAATATACATCTACATGTGCAAACTTGTAAAGTTAACCTTTATGTGCAAAGTTCCTCTTGTTCCCTTTGAATTATGAAGAAATGTCTGTTGTGTGTTCGGTAACCATGAAGGTGACTGCACTGCTGAGGAAGTCATACAAGAGCTACCACACAGTCAAAACCTGTAACAGCCATGCAAAGTCACTGAAACATAATTTACATGCTCTGGCATAAGGGTGTGAACGTTACAAGTGTACATTGATTTCATTTCTCAGCCCTTTCAGCCTACTTTCTGGCACTGAATGTAATTTGAATTGTTTGTTATACACTGGTAAAATTTGTCAGAAAAGTATGGTGACTGGTTCAAATTTCACATTTACTATAAAACAATCAATCATAAACACTTATTTCACTATCCCTTAAAAcatttccattcacaaaaacaCATTCAAATCCCTGAAAGTGTTTTCCAAAGTCCTTTTAGAAGCCACATTGGTTCTCACCCATCCTATTATATGTcaataaaataacatttataaaacaATAAGCACTTATAAATATTAAATACTTGTGAAAAAAATCACTAACTC from Heptranchias perlo isolate sHepPer1 chromosome 5, sHepPer1.hap1, whole genome shotgun sequence encodes the following:
- the gjb7 gene encoding connexin 28.8; protein product: MSWSLLRDVLSGVNQYSTVVGRIWLTVMFIFRVLVYVVAAERVWSDEQKEFTCNSEQPGCENVCFDHFFPVSQARLWALQLIMVSTPSLLVVMHVGYREHREKKYKKKLYVDKGSIDGGLWWTYFFSLVFKTGVEISFLFVFQWMYNGFSVPRLVKCEVRPCPNVVDCFVGRPTEKTIFIYCMAVSSGFCILLNICEISYLFVKHCGEFCRKRPGKRAQRLKCGCDPLQRKHDDLQALKGGTVRSFVSIHTM